The DNA window CACGGAGTGACAGAGCGAGACGAGGAACTGCTGGTGCGGCGCGCCCCCGAAGTTCATGTAGCGGCCCAGCGGGAAGTACTTACCGCCAGCGATGATCATCGGGACCGAGCGACAGTCGTGCATGCGCGGATCCCCGAGCTCCTTGCACCAGACCAGCGTGGTCGTGTCGAGCAGCGTCCCGCCTTCGGGGTCGGGCGTCGCGGCGAGGCTCTCGATCAGGTAGGCGAACTGCTCGGCGAACCACCGCTCCGCCTGCACGAACTGCTGCACGCCGGACACGTTGCCGTCGTCCATGTGAGAGAGCGAGTGGTGGCCTTCGCTGATGCCGAGCCAGCTCGGGACCACCGGACCGACCGTGTGGCTCCACTGGATGGACGCGACGCGGGTCATGTCGCAAGCGAGTGCCATCACGAGCAGGTCCATCTGGGCCTTGCCGATCTCGGGGAAGTTGTCGTTCACGTGGGGTGAGAGCTGCATCGGGGCGACCGGCGCCGTGCAGCTTCCCGCCCCACCCGTGAGCCCTGCCTCCAGCTTGCGCACCGCCGTCAGGTGCTCTTCGAGCTTGTCCTTCTCGACCTTGCCCACCCGGCGCTGGAGATCCTTCAGCTCGCCACCCACCAGGTCGAAGACGCTCTTCTTGCGCGCGATGGCGCGCTCGATGTCCTCGGGATCGCCGATGAGATCACCGAACATGCGCTGGAAGGAGCCGGTCGGGCTGTCCTCGGGCGGCACGAACTGGCCAGGCCCCAGGTACGACATGCGGGTCTGGTTGCTGCCACCCCAGGCGCTGGTCTGCACGCCGAACTCCAGCGACGGAAAGCGGCTCTCTTGCCCGATGCGGCCGGCGACGTACTGATCGATCGACATCCCCCCCGACGCCGAGCCGGCGTCACCGTTGCCGGTGAGCATCGCGGCCATGCCCGGCTCGTGGTTGTCGGTCGCGTGGAAGTCGATCCCGTCGCAGACCACCAGCTTCGACTTGTGCGCCGTGAGCGGCTCCAGGATCGAGCCAGCAGGGAAAGAGAAATTCGTACCACTCCCCGTGGGGCGCCAGTGCTTGTGGATGGTGCCGTTCGGGGAGAAGAAGAGGACCAAGCGCTTGGACAGCTTGCTGGTGTCGGCACGGGTGGTGCCGGAGAGCAGGCCGAGGATGGGCGCAGCGAGAAGAGAAGCGCCCAGGCCGAAGGTGAACCGCCGTCGGGACATCGAGGTCTTCTTCATGGCAGCCCAGGCTAGAGCAGCCTGTATGCCATCGAAAGCGCTGGATTTTTCGGTGTGGGGGGTGATCTGACCGATCGCGGTTGCCGGTCGCGCTCGGGCGAAGTGGAGGGGGGTGATCCGATCGATCACGGGGGGGTGAGCGTCTCGATCGTGGTCGGATTGACCACCCCCCCTGGACGATTGGTGGTCCAGGCGCCGAGGTAGGTTGCTGGGCCACGGCCTCGCGCGTGGTAGGTAAGATCCATGCCTTCGCGGGGTCGGATCCTGATCGTGGACGACGAGGCCAACGCCCGAGCGGCGCTCTCCGAGATTCTTCGGGAGGACGGCTACACCACGGAGACCGCGGCCGATGGCTTCAAGGGGCTCGGTAAGCTCGAAGAGTTCGGCCCCGATGTCGTCCTCACCGATCTGAAGATGCCAGGGCTCGACGGCATCCGGATGATGGAGAAGGCGCACGAGGTGCTCCCGGATACGACCTTCGTGGTGATGACGGCCTTCGGCACCATCTCCAGCGCGGTCGAGGCCGTGAAGAAGGGCGCCTACAACTACCTCACCAAGCCACTCGACTTCGCGGTGCTGGCGGTGGTGGTGGAGCGCGCCGTGGAACGAGCGCGCTTGCTCCAGGAGAACTCACGCCTGCGCGAGCGGCTCCGTGAGCGGAACGCCTTCGGACATTTCATCGCCAGCCATCCGAGCATGGTGAAGCTCCTGCGCCTCGTGGAGCAGGTCGCGCCGAGCCGCGCCAGCGTCCTCCTCATCGGCGAGACGGGGACCGGCAAGGAGCTGGTCGCGGAGATGATCCACCGCTCGAGCCCGAGAGCGCGCGCCCCGTTCGTGCGGCTGAACTGCGCCGCGCTGAGCGAGTCCCTGCTGGAGAGCGAGCTGTTCGGCCACGAGCGAGGCGCCTTCACCGGCGCCATCGGCCGGCGCGAGGGCCGCTTCGAGCAAGCGAACGGCGGGACGCTCTTCCTCGACGAGGTGAGCGAGATCCCGCTCGCGACGCAGGTGAAGCTCTTGCGCTTCCTGCAAGAGCGCTCGTTCGAGCGCGTCGGCGGCAACGAGACGCTCAAGGTCGACGTGCGCATCCTCGCCGCCTCGAACCGTGATCTCCGGCAGCGCATCCAGGAGGGCCTGTTCCGGGAGGATCTTTACTACCGGCTCAACGTGGTCACCCTCGAGATTCCCCCTCTCCGGGAGCGAGGCAGCGACATCCCCGAGCTCGCCACGTTCTTCCTTGGCCGCTACGCACAGGAGAACGGCAAACGGCTCGAGGGCTTCTCCGACGAGTCCTTGCAAGCGCTCCTCGCCTACCCCTTCCCCGGCAACGTGCGCGAGCTGGAGAACCTGGTGGAGCGTGCGGTCGTGCTTTGCGACGGCCCACGCATCGAGATCGCCCACCTTCCCGCTGCGCTGAACACCGAGCCGCAAGCGGCTCCCGACGTCATGCCCCAGGTTCCAGGGAGCACGATCTACGAGCTGGAGCGGTTCGCCATCCTGCGGACGCTGGAGGCGTGCAAGGGCTCCACCTCCAAGGCGGCGACGATCCTCGGGATCAGCCCCCGTAAAATCCAGTACAAGCTTCACGAGTACAGCGCGGCGAAGCGGGCAGAGGGCCGCGAAGGCGCGCTCGGCCCTATCGACGGTGCGGGTGATGGCCAGGACGACGAGCCCCGCTCCCGCGCTGGATCCTGATGCGAGCGAGGTGGCGACGGTGAGCGAGGCGTTGGTGGAAGAGCGGAGCGCGGCATCCAGCGCCTCCAGAGAGCCCGATGGACGCGCGTCGGGAGCACCAGAGCGCGAGGAGCGACCGACCGCGGATGTCCTCATCGACGTCCGCGACCTCGCGAAGACGTTCAAGATCGGCTTCATCGGCAGGAAGCAGGTGCACGCGGTGCGCGGCGTCAGCTTCGAGGTCCGGCGTCGAGAGATCTTCGGCTTCCTCGGGCCGAACGGCGCCGGCAAGACGACCACGATCAAGATGCTCACCGGCCTCATCGCGCCGACCAGCGGCGAGGCATACCTCTTCGGCGAGCGCGTCCCTTCACCCGAGGCGCGGCGCCGGATCGGCTTTCTCCCCGAGAACCCCTATGTCTACCCGTACCTGACGCCGCGCGAGTTCGTCTCGCTCTGCGGTCGCCTCTCGGGCATGGGCGGCTCGAAGCTTCAGCGCCGCACGATGGAAGTCCTGGAGCAGGTCAAGATTGCGTATGCAGCCGATCGACAGGTGCGACGGCTCT is part of the Chondromyces crocatus genome and encodes:
- a CDS encoding DUF1552 domain-containing protein; the protein is MKKTSMSRRRFTFGLGASLLAAPILGLLSGTTRADTSKLSKRLVLFFSPNGTIHKHWRPTGSGTNFSFPAGSILEPLTAHKSKLVVCDGIDFHATDNHEPGMAAMLTGNGDAGSASGGMSIDQYVAGRIGQESRFPSLEFGVQTSAWGGSNQTRMSYLGPGQFVPPEDSPTGSFQRMFGDLIGDPEDIERAIARKKSVFDLVGGELKDLQRRVGKVEKDKLEEHLTAVRKLEAGLTGGAGSCTAPVAPMQLSPHVNDNFPEIGKAQMDLLVMALACDMTRVASIQWSHTVGPVVPSWLGISEGHHSLSHMDDGNVSGVQQFVQAERWFAEQFAYLIESLAATPDPEGGTLLDTTTLVWCKELGDPRMHDCRSVPMIIAGGKYFPLGRYMNFGGAPHQQFLVSLCHSVGLDNQTFGDASKGTGPLPGLA
- a CDS encoding sigma-54-dependent transcriptional regulator, with product MPSRGRILIVDDEANARAALSEILREDGYTTETAADGFKGLGKLEEFGPDVVLTDLKMPGLDGIRMMEKAHEVLPDTTFVVMTAFGTISSAVEAVKKGAYNYLTKPLDFAVLAVVVERAVERARLLQENSRLRERLRERNAFGHFIASHPSMVKLLRLVEQVAPSRASVLLIGETGTGKELVAEMIHRSSPRARAPFVRLNCAALSESLLESELFGHERGAFTGAIGRREGRFEQANGGTLFLDEVSEIPLATQVKLLRFLQERSFERVGGNETLKVDVRILAASNRDLRQRIQEGLFREDLYYRLNVVTLEIPPLRERGSDIPELATFFLGRYAQENGKRLEGFSDESLQALLAYPFPGNVRELENLVERAVVLCDGPRIEIAHLPAALNTEPQAAPDVMPQVPGSTIYELERFAILRTLEACKGSTSKAATILGISPRKIQYKLHEYSAAKRAEGREGALGPIDGAGDGQDDEPRSRAGS
- a CDS encoding ABC transporter ATP-binding protein; the protein is MARTTSPAPALDPDASEVATVSEALVEERSAASSASREPDGRASGAPEREERPTADVLIDVRDLAKTFKIGFIGRKQVHAVRGVSFEVRRREIFGFLGPNGAGKTTTIKMLTGLIAPTSGEAYLFGERVPSPEARRRIGFLPENPYVYPYLTPREFVSLCGRLSGMGGSKLQRRTMEVLEQVKIAYAADRQVRRLSKGMLQRTGLAAALVSDPEMLILDEPMSGLDPVGRKEVRDLIFSEREQGRTIFFSTHILSDVESMCDRVTILREGKVVVSGSIRQLLRGEVLRTDITLANASEPLVAMLEQTGAKVSRHADVVVIEVEGDVRVRETLESALKGGAQVVEVTPRRETLEDLFLRRAL